ACGACGACCGCCGCCCCGACCACGACGGCCGCTCCGACAACCACGGCCGCGCCGGAACCCGACTTCAAGGTCGCCGTTGCGTACGACCTGGCAGGTAGGGGTGACGGCGGATTCAACGATCTCGCCTACAACGGCGCCGAGCAGGCTGCCGCCGAGCTCGGACTCGAGCTCACCGAGGTGACCGCCAAGGCGGAGGACACCGACCAGGATCGGTCCGATCGGCTCCGGCTGCTGGCGGATTCGGGCCACAATCCGATCATCGCCGTGGGGTTCACCTACGCGGGACCGGTTGCGGAAGTAGCCGCCGAGTACCCCGACGTGTGGTTCGGCATCGTCGACGACGGCACGGTCGAAGCCCCCAACGTGGCGGGCCTGGTGTTCGCCGAGGAGGAAGGTTCCTTCCTCGTCGGGGTGGTGGCTGCGCTCGAGAGCGAGACCGGCCACGTGGGATTCATCGGTGGCGTGAACGTCCCGCTCATCGTGAAGTTCGAAGCCGGTTACATCGCCGGGGCGAAGGCCGTCAACCCCGACATCGAGATCACGTCCACCTACCTGAGCCAGCCTCCTGACTTCTCGGGATTCAACGATCCGGCCAAGGGCAAGGAAGCCGCGAAGGGGATGTTCGACGCAGGCGCAGACATCGTGTACGCGGCGGCCGGGGGATCCGGCGGCGGACTCTTCGAAGCCGCGACCGAAGGCGGATACCTGGCCATCGGAGTGGATGCCGACCAGTACCACACGGCTGCCCCCGAGGTACGTGATGTCATCATGACCTCGATGCTCAAGAACGTGAACGTGGCCACCCATGCCTTCACCACCCAGGTCGTTGACGGGTCCGCCCAAGCAGGGGTGAACCTGTTCGATCTCGAGGCGGGCGGTGTCGGGTACTCGACCTCGGGTGGTCTGATCGACCACATCGTCGGCGAGGTCGACGCCTACGCGGAGCAGATCATCTCCGGCGAGATAGCGGTTCCCGCCACGACGGGCTAGGAGTCGATGCCCGCCCCGGCCATCGAGCTGCGAGGGATCACCAAGAGATACCCGGGGGTGGTAGCCAACCGGGACGTGAACCTTCGTGTCGAGTCCGGTACCGCTCACGCGGTGATCGGCGAGAACGGGGCGGGCAAATCGACCCTGATGAACATTCTGTACGGGATGGTTGTGCCCGACGAAGGAGAGATCCTCGTCGAGGGCACACCCGTCCCGATGTCGTCGCCGGCCGATGCCATCGCGGCGGGGATCGGAATGGTGCACCAGCACTTCAAGCTGGCAGACAACCTGACCGTTCTCGAGAACGTGATCCTCGGTGACGAGCCCACCGGGCGCGCCGGCCGGATCGACTTCGAAGCGGCCCGGACCCGGATTGTGGAGTTGGGGGATCACTACCGGATCCCCATCGAGCCGGACGCTCTGGTGGCCGATCTATCGGTCGGGAACCGGCAAAGGGTCGAGATCATCAAGGTCCTCTACCGCGGCGCGCGGGTGTTGATCCTGGATGAGCCCACGTCGGTGCTGGTTCCCCAAGAAGTGGACGAGTTGCTCAAGAACCTGCGGAGGCTGACCGGCGAAGGCCTGACCGTGATCTTCATCTCCCACAAGCTCGATGAGGTGCTGACGGTTGCCGATGAGATCACGGTGATGCGGAACGCGAGGACTGTGGCCCATACCCGACCCGCGGAGATCACGTCCAGGGAGCTGGCACAGCTCATGGTCGGCAGCGAGCTCCCGACGCCCGAGCCGAGAACCGTCGAGGTGCGGTCCGAGGTCGGGCTCAGGCTCGAGTCGGTGTCCACCCGCGGTAGGGGTCACGAGACCAGCCTGTCGGACATCGACCTCACCGTCCGGTCCGGAGAGATCGTCGGCATCGCCGGTGTGGAAGGTAACGGCCAGTCCGAGCTCATCGAGACCATTCTCGGGCTGACCAGTCCCGTGGGGGGCCGCGTGCTGTTGGGCACGGAGGACGTCACGGAGGCGGCCACCAGCATCCGGCGCCGGCTGGGGCTCTCCTACATCCCCCAGGATCGCCACCGCGAGGCCCTGCTGCTAGATGCAACCCTGTGGGAGAACCGCATCCTCGGCCATCAGATGCATCCTCCGATCAACCGGGGGGTGTGGATCGATCGCAAGGCGGCCCGGGCGGACACGGAGCGGATCGTGGCCGACTCGGACGTGCGCACTCCCAGCATCGAGGTGCTGGCCTCGGCGCTGTCGGGCGGAAACCAGCAGAAGCTGATAGTCGGCCGTGAAATGGCCGGCGAGCCTCGTGTCCTCATCGCGGCGCATCCGACCCGCGGCGTGGACGTGGGCGCCCAGGCTGCGATCTGGACGCGGTTGTCGGCGGTGAGGCGGGCGGGAGTAGCCGTCCTTCTCGTGTCCGCGGACCTGGAGGAACTGATCGGGATCTCGGATCGGATCCTTGTGATCCTGCGGGGCCGGTTCGTGGGCGAGTTCGATCCCGCGGCTATCGGTCCGGAGGACCTGGGTGCGGCCATGACGGGAGCCGATGCCGCGTGATGGAGACCCGTATCGAGCGTGTCCTGCTCCAGCTGATCGCGCCGGTGGTCGCCATCTTCTTCGCGGCACTGCTGGCCGCCGCCATCCTCCACTTCACGGGCGCAGACGCAGGAAGCGTTCTCGGCGAAGTCGTGGCCTTCGGCACCACCCCTGCCAGCCTGGTGGCCGTGGTCAACAAGGCCACCACGTTCTACCTGGCGGGAATCGCCGGTGCGATCGGGTTTCGAATGCTGCTCTTCAACATCGGCATCGACGGGCAGTACCGGCTTGCGGTG
This genomic interval from bacterium contains the following:
- a CDS encoding BMP family ABC transporter substrate-binding protein — encoded protein: MRRRRTTLLVLSAALALAAVTACGGESADPTTTTAAPTTTAAPTTTAAPEPDFKVAVAYDLAGRGDGGFNDLAYNGAEQAAAELGLELTEVTAKAEDTDQDRSDRLRLLADSGHNPIIAVGFTYAGPVAEVAAEYPDVWFGIVDDGTVEAPNVAGLVFAEEEGSFLVGVVAALESETGHVGFIGGVNVPLIVKFEAGYIAGAKAVNPDIEITSTYLSQPPDFSGFNDPAKGKEAAKGMFDAGADIVYAAAGGSGGGLFEAATEGGYLAIGVDADQYHTAAPEVRDVIMTSMLKNVNVATHAFTTQVVDGSAQAGVNLFDLEAGGVGYSTSGGLIDHIVGEVDAYAEQIISGEIAVPATTG
- a CDS encoding ABC transporter ATP-binding protein, with product MPAPAIELRGITKRYPGVVANRDVNLRVESGTAHAVIGENGAGKSTLMNILYGMVVPDEGEILVEGTPVPMSSPADAIAAGIGMVHQHFKLADNLTVLENVILGDEPTGRAGRIDFEAARTRIVELGDHYRIPIEPDALVADLSVGNRQRVEIIKVLYRGARVLILDEPTSVLVPQEVDELLKNLRRLTGEGLTVIFISHKLDEVLTVADEITVMRNARTVAHTRPAEITSRELAQLMVGSELPTPEPRTVEVRSEVGLRLESVSTRGRGHETSLSDIDLTVRSGEIVGIAGVEGNGQSELIETILGLTSPVGGRVLLGTEDVTEAATSIRRRLGLSYIPQDRHREALLLDATLWENRILGHQMHPPINRGVWIDRKAARADTERIVADSDVRTPSIEVLASALSGGNQQKLIVGREMAGEPRVLIAAHPTRGVDVGAQAAIWTRLSAVRRAGVAVLLVSADLEELIGISDRILVILRGRFVGEFDPAAIGPEDLGAAMTGADAA